The nucleotide sequence TTACGGCGTGGACTACCAGGGTATCTAATCCTGTTTGCTCCCCACGCTTTCGCACCTCAGCGTCAGTCTTGGTCCAGGTGGCCGCCTTCGCCACTGGTGTTCCTCCCGATATCTACGCATTTCACCGCTACACCGGGAATTCCGCCACCCTCTACCAGACTCTAGCCCAACAGTATCGAATGCAATTCCCAGGTTGAGCCCGGGGCTTTCACACCCGACTTATCAGACCGCCTACGCGCGCTTTACGCCCAGTAATTCCGATTAACGCTTGCACCCTCCGTATTACCGCGGCTGCTGGCACGGAGTTAGCCGGTGCTTCTTCTGCCGGTAACGTCAAGACGCACGGGTATTAACCGTACGCTTTTCCTCCCGGCTGAAAGGGCTTTACAACCCGCAAGCCTTCTTCACCCACGCGGCATTGCTGGATCAGGCTTTCGCCCATTGTCCAATATTCCCCACTGCTGCCTCCCGTAGGAGTCCGGACCGTGTCTCAGTTCCGGTGTGGCTGATCGTCCTCTCAGACCAGCTACCGATCGTCGCCTTGGTAGGCCTTTACCCCACCAACTAGCTAATCGGGCGCGGGCTCATCTTTCGGCGTGACCTTGAATCAGAGGGCCACTTTGCCCCGTAGGGCGTATGCGGTATTAATCCGAGTTTCCCCGGGCTATCCCCCACCGAAAGGCAGATTCCCACGTGTTACTCACCCGTCCGCCGCTCGCCAGCATCCCGAAGGACCTGCTGCCGCTCGACTTGCATGTGTTAGGCATGCCGCCAGCGTTCAATCTGAGCCAGGATCAAACTCTTCAGTTAAAGAGCATAGTCGGTAAAGCCGACCAATCTTGGCTCGACGCAAGGCATTCTCGCTTCACGAGGCTGCTCTTTCGTCGATATCTCTGGCGCTGCCAGTGATGCCGACGCGAGCATCCACACAAGCTGTCTGGTCCATCTTGTTAAAGAGCGCCCGGCTCGCTGGCCGTGCGGGAGGGCGCATTCTAGTGCAGCCCTCTGAGTCGTCAAGCCCCGTTTTCCGGGACCCTTGCTGCCGGCCGAGCCCGGCAGCGGGACGCGAATTATAGACCTCTTCGCGACCCCGTCAACTCCCGTTTCGCGGTGCCGCCGTGGCGGCTGCTGGTGAGTTGCCCTTGCCTCTGCAAGGGAGCGCCATTCTACAGTCGGTGAAGGCGCTGTCAACTGCCTGTCATGATCTCTCGAGGGCCGTCCTGGCGCGGGGCGTCGCCCCGTCGAGAGGCGCGCAGTGTACAGACTGGCGGGTGGCGGTCAAGCCTCGTCTTCGCCCGCGATGATGCGCACGCGGGCAAAGCGGCGCTTGCCCACCTGGAGGACGTGCTCCGCACCCGGCTGCAGGCAGTGCTCGCGATCGACGAGCCGCTCGCCGTCGATGCGCACGGCCCCCTGGCGCAGCATGCGCAGACCCTCCGAGCTGCTCGGCACCAGCGATGCCTCGCGCAGCACGGTGGCAATGGGCAGCCCTTCCGGACCGGCGGCGAGCGCCACCTCGGGCATCTCGCTCGGCATGGCGCCCTTGCTGAAGCGCGCGACGAACTCCTCGCGCGCGCGCGCGGATGCTTCTTTGTCGTGGAAGCGGGTGACGAGCTCCTCGGCCAGCAGGAACTTGGCGTCCCGGGGATTCATGCCCTCCTGCTCGACCTGCCGCCGCAGCTCGGTGACCTCGCTCAACGGCCGGAAGCTCAGCAGCTCGAAGTAGCGCCACATGAGTTCGTCGGACACCGACATCAGCTTGCCGAACATCTCGCCGGCGGGCTCGCGGATGCCAACGTAGTTGCCGAGGGACTTGGACATCTTCTGCACGCCGTCCAGCCCTTCCAGGATCGGCATGGTGAGGATGACCTGCGGCGGCTGGCCGTATTCGCGCTGTAGCTCCCGGCCCACCAGCAGGTTGAACTTCTGGTCGGTGCCGCCGAGCTCGACGTCCGCCTCCAGCGCTACCGAGTCGTACCCCTGCACCAGCGGATAGAGGAATTCGTGCACGGCGATGGACTGGTTGGCCTGATAGCGCCTGTGGAAGTCGTCCCGCTCGAGCATGCGCGCGACGGTGTACCGGGAGGCGAGCTGGATCATGTCCGCCGAGCTCATGCGGCCCATCCAGGTGGAGTTGAACACCACCTCGGTGCGCTCCGCGTCGAGGATGCGGAAGATCTGCTCGCGATAGGTTTCCGCGTTGCGGGCGATGTCCTCGGGGGTGAGCGCGGGGCGGGTGGCGCTGCGGCCGCTCGGGTCGCCGATCATGCCGGTGAAGTCGCCG is from Spiribacter halobius and encodes:
- the tyrS gene encoding tyrosine--tRNA ligase, with the translated sequence MTSTDDALAILRRGAEEIIREDELRERLAAGRPLRVKAGFDPTAPDLHLGHTVLINKLRHFQDLGHHVLFLIGDFTGMIGDPSGRSATRPALTPEDIARNAETYREQIFRILDAERTEVVFNSTWMGRMSSADMIQLASRYTVARMLERDDFHRRYQANQSIAVHEFLYPLVQGYDSVALEADVELGGTDQKFNLLVGRELQREYGQPPQVILTMPILEGLDGVQKMSKSLGNYVGIREPAGEMFGKLMSVSDELMWRYFELLSFRPLSEVTELRRQVEQEGMNPRDAKFLLAEELVTRFHDKEASARAREEFVARFSKGAMPSEMPEVALAAGPEGLPIATVLREASLVPSSSEGLRMLRQGAVRIDGERLVDREHCLQPGAEHVLQVGKRRFARVRIIAGEDEA